From one Lycium barbarum isolate Lr01 chromosome 6, ASM1917538v2, whole genome shotgun sequence genomic stretch:
- the LOC132644107 gene encoding uncharacterized protein LOC132644107, which produces MSWLALYHAILDCHAKTITLAMPGIPRLEWKGAPRSAPKKIICFLRAKKLVVKGCLAYLAHIRDTRADIPSLESVLVVSEFAEVFLIDLLGMPPDRDIDLCIDLEPGTRPISIPQYHMASTELRELKEQLQDLLSKGFIDLEEHEKPLRIVLRSLKDKKLYAKFFNCEFWLNSTAFLGLVVYKDGVMVDPKIELVREWARPTLVIDSELYRLSKFMKGKDFIVYYDASRIGLGYVFMQKGKVIVYALRQFKVHEKNYPTHDLDLAAIVFALTILTHYLYGVYCEVFTDHHSLEHVFNQRDLNSRQRRWMELLKDYDITILFHPRKVNVVADVSSRKGVSIGSLSHLIVGEHPLVMEVQSLANSIVRLDISEPRYVLACVEANEAILNDEAVLRIKGRICVPRVGGLIKLILEKAYSSRYFIHLVATKMYRKLRQHYWWGRMKRDIVDFISQCLNCQQVNCENQRSGGRATQFTSHFWRTLQKELGTQLNLSTVFHPHTDGQFERTIQVLEDMFRTCVIDFSGHWDQFLPLAELAYNNSYHSNIDMAPFEVLYGRRCHSSIGWLDAFEVLLKVLPMKRMIRFRKKGNLSLRIISPFEILRRIGEVAYESALPPGLPDVHPVFHVSMLKMYHSNGSYVIQWGSVLFDHNLSFKEEPVAILDRQVRKLRSKEIASVKVQWKQRPVEEA; this is translated from the exons ATGAGTTGGTTGGCTCTTTATCACGCGattctggactgtcatgccaagacaatcaCGTTAGCTATGCCTGGCATTCCGAGATTAGAGTGGAAGGGTGCTCCAAGATCTGCTCCTAAGAAGATTATATGTTTCCTTCGGGCAAAAAAGTTGGTAGTTAAAGGGTGTTTGGCTTACTTGGCGCATATCCGGGATACGCGTGCGGACATTCCTTCCTTGGAGTCGGTACTTGTAGTTAGTGAGTTTGCGGAGGTCTTTCTCATAGACTTACTTGGTATGCCACCTGATCGTGATATAGATTTATGCATTGATTTGGAGCCAGGCACtcggcctatttctattccacagTACCATATGGCTTCGACAgagttgagggagttgaaggagcagttacaAGACTTGTTGAGTAAGGGATTCATCGACCTA GAAGAACATGAGAAGCCTTTGAGGATAGTACTTAGGTCATTGAAGGAtaagaagttgtatgccaaattttTCAACTGTGAGTTCTGGCTCAATTCTACGGCATTTTTGGGGCTTGTAGTGTATAAGGATGGGGTTATGGTGGATCCCAAGATTGAGCTAGTTAGAGAATGGGCTAGGCCTACTTTGGTTATTGATTCAGAGCTTTATAGGCTTAGCAAGTTCATGAAG GGTAAAGACTTTATTGTCTATTATGATGCTTCTCGGATTGGTTTGGGTTACGTGTTCATGCAAAAGGGTAAGGTGATTGTATATGCTTTGAGGCAGTTTAAGgtccatgagaagaactaccctactcatgacttagattTGGCGGCGATAGTATTTGCTTTGACGATTTTGACACATTACCTGTATGGAGTCTACTGTGAGGTATTCACGGATCATCATAGTCTTGAGCATGTGTTCAATCAGCGGGATCTGAATTCGAGGCAGCGTAGGTGGAtggagttgctcaaggattatgatatcaccattctttttcATCCGAGAAAGgtaaatgtggtagctgatgtaTCGAGCCGAAAGGGAGTGAGTATAGGTAGCTTGTCGCATCTGATTGTTGGGGAGCATCCCTTAGTTATGGAGGTGCAATCTTTGGCTAATAGTATAGTGAGACTTGATATTTCAGAACCTAGATATGTTCTAGCTTGTGTTGAG GCTAATGAGGCTATTCTTAATGATGAGGCTGTTCTGAGGATTAAGGGACGCATTTGCGTTCCTAGGGTTGGTGGTCTAATTAAGTTGATTTTGGAGAAGGCTTACAGTTCTAGATACTTCATTCATCTTGttgctacaaagatgtatcgcaAATTGAGACAGCATTattggtggggtaggatgaaAAGGGATATAGTGGATTTCATTTcccagtgtttgaattgccagcaggttaattGTGAGAACCAGAGATCGGGTG GCAGAGCGACTCAGTTCACTTCCCATTTTtggaggactttgcagaaggAATTGGGGACTCAGTTGAATCTTAGTACCGTTTTTCACCCACATACAGATGGTCAGTTCGAGAGGACTATTCAAGTGTTAGAGGATATGTTTCGaacttgtgtgattgactttagtggtcattgggaccagttcctACCTTTGGCAGAgcttgcgtacaacaacagttaccactCGAACATTGACATGGCTCCTTTCGAGgttttatatggtaggagatgtcatTCTTCAATTGGTTGGCTCGATGCATTTGAG gttctattaaaGGTTTTACCCATGAAGCGTATGATAAGGTTCAGGAAAAAAGGCAATTTAAGCCTGAGGATCATTAGCCCATTTGAGATTCTTCGACGTATTGGTGAGGTGGCTTATGAGTCGGCTTTGCCACCAGGCTTACCGGATGTTCACCCGGTgttccatgtttctatgttgaagaTGTATCATTCTAATGGGTCTTATGTCATCCAGTGGGGCTCAGTATTGTTCGATCATAATTTGTCCTTTAAGGAGGAGCCGGTAGCGATattggataggcaagtgagaaagttGAGATCAAAAGAGATAGCTTCAGTGAAAGTACAATGGAAGCAACGTCCAGTTGAGGAGGCTTAG